Proteins encoded within one genomic window of Deinococcus budaensis:
- a CDS encoding glycosyltransferase — MTRAARTRRVYYVEEPQFVAAPDSLNVREDASGVIVVTPQIEEGHDATESQARTARLLEGLVASEGLAEYDLWVYTPMELPITAGLCPRVTVYDCMDELAKFKGAPPELRRREDLLFRQADLVFTGGHRLYEAKRERHAGAHPFPSSVDTAHFAQARAGLPDAPDQAGLPRPRLGFYGVIDERFDTRLIGELARRRPEWQFVLLGPVVKIDPAELPRGENLHYLGMKGYAELPTYLAHWDVALLPFALNEATEFISPTKTPEYLAAGVPVVSTGIRDVIRPYGEKDLVRIADGVDAFEAACAAALAERETPAGQERRERADRYLSTLSWDRTWAEMSALIERAAAERNVVALAGVADD, encoded by the coding sequence ATGACACGCGCCGCCCGCACCCGGCGCGTGTACTACGTCGAGGAACCGCAGTTCGTCGCTGCCCCTGACAGCTTGAACGTGCGCGAGGACGCCAGCGGCGTGATCGTGGTCACCCCCCAGATTGAGGAGGGTCACGACGCCACCGAGTCGCAGGCCCGCACCGCCCGGCTGCTGGAGGGCCTGGTGGCGTCCGAGGGTCTGGCCGAATACGACCTGTGGGTCTACACCCCGATGGAGTTGCCCATCACGGCGGGGCTGTGCCCGCGCGTCACGGTCTACGACTGCATGGACGAACTTGCCAAGTTCAAGGGCGCGCCCCCCGAGCTGCGCCGCCGCGAGGACCTGCTCTTCCGGCAGGCCGACCTGGTCTTTACCGGCGGCCACCGCCTGTACGAGGCCAAGCGCGAGCGGCACGCGGGCGCCCATCCCTTTCCCTCCAGCGTGGACACGGCGCACTTTGCGCAGGCCCGCGCGGGCCTGCCCGACGCGCCCGACCAGGCGGGGTTGCCCCGGCCCCGACTGGGCTTTTACGGGGTGATCGACGAGCGCTTCGACACCCGGCTGATCGGGGAACTGGCCCGCCGCCGCCCCGAGTGGCAGTTCGTGCTGCTCGGCCCGGTGGTCAAGATCGACCCCGCCGAGTTGCCGCGCGGCGAGAACCTGCACTACCTGGGCATGAAAGGCTACGCCGAGCTGCCCACCTACCTCGCCCACTGGGACGTGGCGCTGCTGCCCTTTGCCCTCAACGAGGCGACCGAGTTCATCAGCCCCACCAAGACGCCCGAGTACCTCGCGGCGGGGGTGCCGGTGGTCTCGACCGGCATCCGCGACGTGATCCGGCCCTACGGCGAGAAGGACCTGGTGCGCATCGCGGACGGGGTGGACGCCTTTGAGGCTGCCTGCGCCGCCGCCCTGGCCGAGCGCGAGACCCCCGCCGGGCAGGAGCGCCGCGAGCGGGCCGACAGGTACCTCTCCACCCTCTCCTGGGACCGCACCTGGGCCGAGATGAGCGCCCTGATCGAGCGCGCGGCCGCCGAGCGCAACGTCGTGGCCCTGGCGGGAGTGGCCGATGACTGA